From Parasphaerochaeta coccoides DSM 17374, a single genomic window includes:
- a CDS encoding sigma-70 family RNA polymerase sigma factor codes for MNATKTMLNGNGNQSDMHEDVNILSIYLKEINRIPMLTHEEEYKVAKLAAEGNQKARNRLVESNLRFVVNIAKKYQNQGLPLGDLINEGNIGLMNAIEKFDVDKGYHFISYAVWWIRQAILKAISEKSRTVRLPLNRANELMQIQKAQKSLMNESGAEPTMEEIGRLTQLDPSHVADLIAISKEMVSLDAPVFTDSGNSSVGDFIQDGADSPDDVIIDSALKEDINKVLATLSEKEMEILEFRFGLNGQHPMSLKEIGELYNLTKERIRQIEKKAIERLQQPSRIKMLVGYSA; via the coding sequence ATGAATGCGACCAAGACAATGCTGAATGGCAACGGAAATCAAAGTGACATGCATGAGGATGTAAACATCCTGTCCATATATCTGAAAGAAATCAACCGCATTCCTATGCTCACGCACGAGGAAGAATACAAGGTCGCGAAACTTGCGGCAGAGGGGAATCAGAAAGCGCGCAACCGACTGGTCGAATCAAATCTCCGTTTCGTGGTTAATATCGCCAAAAAATATCAAAACCAAGGACTTCCTTTGGGCGATCTCATCAATGAAGGCAACATTGGTCTGATGAATGCCATTGAAAAGTTTGACGTTGATAAGGGTTACCACTTCATTTCATATGCTGTCTGGTGGATTAGGCAGGCAATTCTCAAGGCAATCAGTGAAAAAAGCCGCACAGTTCGCCTACCGCTTAATCGTGCCAACGAGTTGATGCAAATTCAGAAAGCCCAGAAATCCCTTATGAACGAGTCGGGCGCGGAACCAACCATGGAGGAAATCGGACGATTGACCCAGCTCGATCCATCGCATGTCGCGGACCTGATAGCCATTAGCAAGGAAATGGTGAGTCTTGATGCTCCTGTGTTCACTGATTCAGGAAACAGCAGTGTCGGAGATTTCATTCAAGATGGAGCTGATTCTCCTGATGATGTCATCATTGATTCTGCACTCAAGGAGGATATCAATAAAGTCCTTGCGACCTTGAGTGAAAAGGAAATGGAAATCTTGGAATTTCGGTTCGGACTCAACGGACAACATCCGATGTCACTGAAGGAAATCGGCGAACTGTATAACCTGACAAAGGAGAGAATCCGGCAAATCGAGAAAAAAGCCATAGAACGCTTACAGCAACCAAGTCGTATAAAGATGTTGGTTGGTTACTCGGCTTGA
- a CDS encoding co-chaperone GroES — protein MKIRPLSDRVLVKVEELQEKTASGIFIPQTAQEKTQIATVVAVGDDKDAIKVKVGDRVLHDKYAGTSVKADAIEYLILNASDVLAVID, from the coding sequence ATGAAAATCAGGCCTTTGTCAGACAGAGTACTTGTGAAGGTTGAGGAATTGCAGGAGAAAACTGCCAGTGGTATATTTATCCCTCAGACTGCACAAGAAAAGACTCAGATAGCAACCGTCGTGGCAGTCGGAGATGACAAGGACGCCATCAAGGTCAAGGTCGGTGATCGTGTGTTACATGACAAGTATGCCGGGACGAGCGTCAAGGCCGATGCCATTGAGTATCTCATTCTCAATGCGTCTGATGTGCTGGCTGTCATTGACTGA
- the ppdK gene encoding pyruvate, phosphate dikinase, producing the protein MAVADKSKLVYFFGDGKADGTASMKAYLGGKGANLADMTLIGLPVPPGFTISTEACAFYSEHDGAYPEGLRDEVLTNLRKLEKLMGAKLGDPKNPLLVSVRSGAAQSMPGMMDTILNLGINPDSVNGLIEKTGNQRFAWDSYRRFIQMFGDVVMGVPHHDFEEILQSVKNEKGVTLDTQLDVDDLKEVISRYLALYKKVTGKEFPTNPEEQLFASINAVFRSWNNDRAIKYRQMNDIRGLLGTAVNVQSMVFGNMGDTSGTGVAFTRDPSTGENIFYGEYLMNAQGEDVVAGIRTPAPIETLRKINPEVFNQLVDIRHILETHYKDMQDLEFTIQEGKLYILQTRSGKRTIFSWLRSQVEMVNEGLISKETAVSRIPAGEFGKLFAPVLDGSDIKKKGISAIAKGLNASPGGACGQIYFTADKAEKAAAQGKAVILVRTETSPEDIGGMAASKGIITCRGGMTSHAAVVARGMGCPCVSGVSALHINYAKSTLEVAGRVLKEGDFMAMDGFTGDVYAEKIAVKPSEIVQVLGGNLKEEDSRLYQDYKAFMSYVDEIKDMAVRTNADTPEDATMAVRLGAEGIGLCRTEHMFFGGRRIISIRKMILASSTEAREKALAELLPMQKEDFIGIFKAMGGLPTTIRLLDPPLHEFLPNDDASKKEMAEQLGVSIAVVEQKSAELHEFNPMLGFRGCRLAIIYPEILRMQVRAIIEAALEVKKAGIAVHPEIMIPLVGIYKEFDYCKKHAEDEISKVFAEKGTSVSYKVGTMIEVPRAALTADEIARSAEFFSFGTNDLTQMACGFSRDDAASFLGPYVNDTDKQFYDYDPFTTIDIDGVGKLLKIAVDLGRSVRKDIKLGICGEHGGDPKTIAFCESLGLNYVSCSPFRVPIARLASAQAKLSKRS; encoded by the coding sequence ATGGCAGTTGCAGATAAAAGCAAACTTGTATATTTCTTTGGAGATGGGAAGGCGGATGGAACGGCTTCAATGAAGGCTTATCTTGGAGGAAAAGGGGCGAACCTGGCCGATATGACTTTGATTGGTCTGCCGGTGCCTCCTGGATTCACCATCAGTACGGAAGCTTGTGCGTTCTATTCTGAGCATGATGGTGCCTATCCGGAAGGTTTGAGGGACGAAGTCCTTACCAACCTGAGGAAATTAGAAAAACTTATGGGCGCAAAGCTCGGCGATCCGAAAAACCCACTGCTGGTTTCCGTTCGTTCCGGTGCTGCCCAATCAATGCCCGGCATGATGGACACCATCCTGAATCTCGGCATCAATCCTGATTCCGTGAATGGTCTGATTGAAAAGACAGGAAACCAGCGTTTTGCATGGGATAGCTACCGTCGTTTCATCCAGATGTTCGGGGATGTCGTAATGGGTGTTCCCCATCATGATTTTGAAGAAATCCTTCAATCCGTCAAGAATGAAAAAGGCGTCACGTTGGATACACAGTTGGATGTTGATGATTTGAAGGAAGTCATTTCCCGCTACCTTGCTCTCTATAAGAAAGTGACAGGCAAGGAATTCCCCACGAATCCGGAAGAACAGCTTTTTGCCTCAATCAACGCAGTCTTCCGTTCATGGAACAATGACCGTGCTATCAAATATCGTCAGATGAATGACATCCGTGGCCTCCTGGGGACTGCGGTCAACGTACAGAGCATGGTGTTCGGCAACATGGGAGATACCAGCGGAACCGGAGTCGCTTTCACCAGGGATCCTTCGACCGGAGAAAACATATTTTACGGTGAATACCTGATGAATGCCCAAGGTGAAGATGTCGTGGCAGGCATCAGGACTCCCGCGCCCATTGAAACGTTACGCAAGATAAATCCAGAAGTGTTTAACCAACTTGTCGATATACGCCATATCCTTGAGACACACTATAAGGATATGCAGGATCTTGAGTTCACAATTCAAGAAGGCAAGCTTTACATTTTGCAAACTAGAAGTGGCAAGCGCACAATCTTCAGTTGGCTGAGAAGCCAAGTTGAAATGGTCAATGAAGGCTTGATATCCAAGGAAACGGCCGTCAGTCGCATTCCTGCGGGAGAATTTGGCAAGCTCTTTGCTCCTGTACTTGATGGTAGCGATATCAAGAAGAAAGGCATCTCAGCTATTGCAAAAGGGTTGAATGCTTCTCCGGGAGGAGCGTGCGGGCAGATATACTTCACCGCTGACAAGGCAGAGAAAGCTGCCGCACAAGGAAAGGCTGTCATTCTGGTTCGTACTGAGACCAGTCCTGAGGACATAGGCGGCATGGCTGCTTCCAAGGGTATCATCACCTGCCGCGGCGGTATGACCAGCCACGCAGCAGTCGTTGCGCGCGGCATGGGTTGTCCGTGTGTATCCGGTGTATCTGCATTGCATATCAATTATGCCAAGAGTACGCTGGAGGTTGCCGGACGTGTCCTGAAGGAAGGTGATTTCATGGCCATGGATGGTTTTACCGGTGATGTCTACGCCGAGAAAATCGCCGTGAAGCCTTCTGAAATAGTCCAAGTGCTCGGTGGAAACCTCAAGGAAGAAGATTCACGTCTCTATCAGGATTACAAGGCTTTCATGAGCTATGTGGATGAAATCAAGGATATGGCGGTTCGCACCAATGCCGACACTCCAGAGGATGCCACCATGGCCGTCAGGCTTGGGGCTGAAGGAATCGGTCTGTGCCGTACCGAACATATGTTCTTTGGCGGACGCCGCATCATCAGCATCCGAAAAATGATTCTTGCTTCCTCGACGGAAGCTCGTGAGAAAGCTCTCGCCGAACTTCTTCCTATGCAGAAGGAAGATTTCATTGGCATCTTCAAGGCGATGGGTGGTCTGCCGACGACAATCCGCCTGCTTGATCCTCCGCTTCACGAATTCCTGCCGAACGACGATGCATCTAAGAAGGAAATGGCTGAACAGCTTGGTGTCAGTATTGCGGTTGTTGAACAAAAGAGCGCAGAGCTCCATGAATTCAATCCCATGCTTGGATTCCGCGGTTGTCGGCTTGCAATCATCTATCCGGAAATTCTGAGGATGCAGGTACGTGCAATCATCGAAGCCGCCTTGGAAGTCAAGAAAGCCGGTATTGCCGTACATCCTGAAATCATGATTCCTCTGGTCGGTATCTATAAAGAATTTGATTATTGCAAAAAGCATGCGGAAGATGAGATTTCAAAGGTATTCGCGGAAAAAGGAACCAGCGTCAGTTACAAGGTTGGAACCATGATTGAAGTTCCGCGCGCTGCTTTGACCGCAGATGAGATTGCTCGTTCCGCCGAGTTCTTCAGCTTTGGTACCAACGACTTGACCCAGATGGCTTGTGGCTTCTCCCGTGATGATGCCGCAAGTTTCCTCGGACCTTATGTCAATGATACGGACAAGCAGTTCTATGATTACGATCCGTTCACAACAATTGATATCGATGGAGTAGGAAAGCTTCTCAAGATTGCTGTTGACCTTGGTCGTTCAGTGAGAAAGGATATCAAGTTGGGAATCTGTGGTGAACATGGTGGAGATCCTAAGACCATTGCTTTCTGCGAGAGTCTCGGACTTAATTATGTGTCCTGTTCTCCATTCCGCGTGCCCATTGCACGTCTTGCGTCAGCACAGGCAAAATTGAGCAAGCGTTCCTGA